The Microplitis mediator isolate UGA2020A chromosome 4, iyMicMedi2.1, whole genome shotgun sequence nucleotide sequence ATTGATCATAAGTACCCAGCGACTGCTCATTTTGGACTTAACTGACTGAGTGTAACTCGTCAggaggaatttttttcaactctaTTTAGAGTTTTGGCTCAATATGAAATTAAATCTGCTTCACAAGTAGATATACAGTTTTTAATACATCTCAActagtgtaaaaaaaactttgagatcacttataaaaaaacaaggaAAATTGATATGTCAGATTCGTGcgaatcaaattttaattggtTAGGAAAATTTTGCTATTTCCTCGCAGCATTCGtacagaaaattattattaagtaaaaaaaattgtacttcaatatttcttttaataaaatatttctccCTACCATAGCGTTCACATATAGAAcgataaagataaaatttgtctttttaGTCACTTTTACATGAGTTACAAATTTGTTTATGacgcgaaaatttttgtaagtcGGATATTAACAATTTGAATTCGCCAGTATGATATtgttatttatgattattcatctgatattattttatttattaatagaaaataaatatgattcgatataattataaaaataaacaaaagatTCTCGAGTTAAATTAGAGTATACTTACTAatagataatatttatataaaaataataataattgaaaatgaggtttgaagtataaataaataaaaaaaaacataaaaacattAGCGGCTAAATTCAGAGGCATAGCTGTCGCAATGTCACAAACTCAGTTACTcgttaactaaaaattttagttatttaatacTAACGGCACAAACAGAATTTAACGagatcataaataatattgaagatattttataGTCATTTATAAACGCTAATGGATTGTCGAGTTCATCATGTACTCGCAAaggcaatattatttttctcggTTTGCCAGGTCACATCCAATACTGAAATTCATTAATGTTTATGATCGTCAGGTTGGTCCATATTATACTGTCACAGAGCTTTTGATAGACTAATctgttttatttcatattttttaaataaattatttttaaatttactacccgccTACTTTCTAAagtcatttattaatttctatttttttaacttttttcagTCATTTATACGTGAATATATTTtggataatatttttatttgcatttttgcatatatatttttttatattactcttTGGTACGCGAATCGGGTaagaaatttaacaaaaattgtaattatttaagtagGATTAATTTAACTGTCatctttcctttttttttataactcaggTTATAAAGAGGATTGAAAAATCGAACCAAGAAATGCTAATTACTGTTGCAGATAATAGAAGTGTAAGTTAttgtgtaattaattaattaattacataattttataatgatcctgaagtcagcagacaattaaaagttttcggaattttttttgaacgaataaattacagaaaaaaaaatctaaaaaaatacacatgtagcaaatttaaaaatctatatgtgcaattttttgaaatattttttttttttatatttatcatttttaaaaaaatctaaaaattattagacgttggctaatttcagtatcacaaTTTTATAATCGTTTGAGAGACTTGTGTCTTGCATGTAACAGAAAGGAgttaaagtatgaaaaatttttaatttttaaatcaataaataacagattattttaatttaatagaaattatCAGATGTAAttgcgttaaaaaataaacgtcaAGAATATGAAGAAGTTGTAATGAAAGCtgtaagtatataaaaaaagaaattttgatttaaattaattggtttttaaataaattatttaaaaattgtagaaaGGAGCACAGAGAATAACAACGAGGCATTTAGAAAAtgaagtataaataatttaaaaacttaaaatatgttatttatcaatttaatttaaattttgagttaataattcaattgttgcagataaaaaaaataaactatgaATTGATGATAACGACTGATAAATTAGAGGCATTGGAAAAAATGCTactaaaagtaaatatttaaataaattaattagtcggTTATGTCatacaaaaattgttataaaatattagaTGAATTTCAGCGGACGGCAGTTGAAAACGCGCGCAATAAAGTCTTTGAGTTTACACAGCAGGAAGGTGAATGCACGGAAAATACGAACTTTGTCACAGACTCGATTGAAAATGTCAAGGTACGGGCACTTTAATTATTCGCTTTGTTAATTAATGCGATTAttcagttatatttttaacttgataaatattcaattgtattttctaaaaatatagATTATGGAACCGTCGTTCCCGCCAACAACTCCGCCGCCACGTAAATACGGTATCTTTGTCCCTCGACCGGCTAAGGGACGAAGTTCGCCACCTCGAATCGGATTCAAGTAATGTTGCATCGGCTGAAATTTCCTCTGACGCGTCATCGTACGGAAGTAAGTcgactttaataaaaatcatcaaattcaaaaatttacaattgactttttcttattacaacaaaaattgcacaaaaaaaatttttgtttgaataaaaatattcattttgacaaaaattttgtaataaaaaaattactactgatttttatttataaggaaacgtttgaaattttttaaaaaatgtgaaacattaattttttttttttaatgacggaaattatttaattgatttataaataaatatatcagttGTATCTggattgaaatattaaaaataaaaaaatacgagCAATCAAAAtgcaataattttgaaaaatgaaaaaaaaaagtaatccttaaaaaatcaaatttaaatataaaaccatttattttaaaacgttGGTCTAGACTTTACAAGAGACggttttttgtataaattaatgatatcacatttaattatgtatttatcgaatgtatatataaatataaatacaaatattatttcttgTGATTTATTCAGATCCACGTGGTAAAGTGAGGATATCAAAAATactatgcaaaaaaaaaattccactggACTTAACTTCGCCAGTTGCTAAATCACTATTGACACCGATATTTCAAGGAACAAGAGCtattaaatctttattttaactcatatatatatttgaataaattattatgctaataataatactgatataaattaaaataaaaaattataacagttatattaaatgattttaaatttaaattactgttttattattcaaataacaatatttttagaatattaaTTAACGTATTAAAGACTCTtggataatattatttttaaatacaacctTGAATCCAGATTTAAATGTgcgaaaatattaaattaaatcgtaTTCGATCATAATTGAATATTACGCAAATCAATGCCtgtttatgttaaaaaaaaacaatatttgtaatttaaagcttagacgtatgtatatatatatatatatatatatatatatatatatatatatatatataatttttttttttaagtaaataatgaaaattttcaaataaaaaaaatactgagacacttggataaaaataaatatttatgttcgCGATTAATTTACACAGTAGGTAAATCGCACatgactgtaaaaaaaaatgcaaaaaaatgcTGCGATAATTCTGGATATTTCTGTCAGTTGATTAAAACTTTCACTGAAACTGGGACTGGGATCGAGACTGAGAGTTTGAGTTAACTATTTattctatatatgtatatatataatagttcTGGCACTAGCGCTGAACTAGTCTGGTATCGGCCCTAGATTGCCTGTGGTTTAAACTTTTAACTCATTCGCAGTTAATCCAGTGAATCGGATTGACGTTCACTTGGACTCCACTCCTACTCCGTCtgcttaataataaatatttatctgaagatttattatattttgtttcggtaccgtcaaaataataatttattgtcgtTTGATTAACAACTCCagcgataaataattaagtgacTTGATAAGCAATTAAATAACggtttcaaattatttattttttgaataataatttaataaatggcAAATTATAGTCAACTTTGCCGTTTGTTATTTATGTAAGTGTTAATGTGTGATGCTGATATATAAGTCTTTTTATGTCATAACTCATGTAAGATTCGTGGTGGCAACAAGTCTCGTGGTTTTGTGCTAGAcagttttatatgaaatacGGTATCAAGTgccaaattatttatttcgatatatcgaatagCAATTCattcgttttttatttaattttttgtccgATAGTTTAAATTCATGGTCATCTAGTTTTTCgactgtcaaaaaaaatttttttttgtagaaaatttaatctaaaaatttttaattaaatttctaccaaaaaaatcatttttttttatttaaaagtcaatttattaattaatttcaagcatcattatattaatttaaaaaatttttaattaaaaaatgtataaattttgctaaaaatattttgaaaaataaaacaatatataagaataaaataatttttggatctttttcaaagcgataaattaaaaaaaaaaaatatttttaaaaattgcacttgtagttttttaaattttctatttgtggaattttttagttgtttatttttcgtaatttatttattgaaaaaacaaatccaaaaatttttaattgtctactagCTTCtggatcatataaaataaaaattgtaaaaataaataaacaagattgctattttacaataattttgaacaaagAGTGGGAGCAAGAAGAAAGTGAGAGTTTAGCATTGCCTTGTAAGTTTAACTCTTGTCTTCAGTTGTGAACGAACGAGTTTTGCGAACGTACTAAATTCTCTTGTATTGCCTTGTCtgttattcaaaatttatactctctttatcatcgtcatcatcaacATCATCGTCATCGTATTTCAATAAACCGtatcaaattatcaatttttatatttatcactttaaacttcaaattaatttattaatttattttttaccaaaacaatgaattaaaaaattaatttaactatttttcaaaacatgtaaaaatttattttgtgtgttagattaaatttaacaattgtTGAAGGTAATTATCGAAGGCCTTGGTGTTCttggaggaaaaaaaaatcaacaacaATGGTTGTCGATACAGGAACAGTAAGACtagttatatttattggaATGTTTCTTGTGTTTGCTGGAGACTATACTAGtcttataaattcaatttttggcaATGGAATGGAACGTGCTAATTCGTCAATAAGATTGCAAGCCTCTAATTCAAATGCTGAACGCGTTTCATTGATAACTGACGTTAAGAATTCAAATAATGACCATGGTAAGAATACTtcaaattagttaattaatttttcaaaataataaatcaaaatttttggagtttaaaaaaaatttttgctgtaaTTCCTTATTTGGTTCAAGCagatgaagaataaaaataaatttaaatttttgtagttatttataaataatttttaaattggaaaaaaattaatacaattttatttttactcttcaAAATGACTAATCAAAAAATCTATCAGATACTAAacgctcaaaaaaaaaaaaaaaattaatcgaccGGAGATTGAGATACTGcgtatttattttgaataataaagtagattaatttttttttaaattaaaaataggaaTGACAcgcagagaaaaaataatgacaacaATTAAAACAGCATGTCTACCAAAACTTATTTGTGAATTGACTTCGTCATCTCATCAAGTGCAATTAAGTGAAATGGAAAAATCACTTCTTAATTTGATAAggtaacttattttttatatatatattttttttaaattcaaaacaaaGATTAAAAGTAcggagtgaataattttttgtgtctcaaataattcaaaaataataaattttttttgttattacttATAGTAATTACCAGACATAATTCGTGAACGATTCATAAGCATAAGTGCTTACTTTTATATACTTAATAgtgacatttaaaataaaatacaaaaaaaaccgACTCATTGCATTTATGCGGATTTCCTCTTTTAATAATAACGCGCTAAATCCTACTCATACTTTCAACTTCATGGTCGCTGCACTCACGGCCACTTTCACGACTTTCGTTTACTAACCCGACTTATAACAACACTATCTACTGTACACTACTCTAGCAAATCATTCAATTCTAGACCTGTCTGTTTATTTACTTCcgcatttaattatttttattttttaacataaataataataaaaaaaaaatattcaagtctGCAGCTTGTTCTCATTAATTGATATCGATATCGATCATCTCaacattttcgaaagtttatttttaactcaattatattaattaaaataaagtatattttgtaaaaaaaatccgctTGCTCTTAaacgtaaatttataattgactccttaaaaaattttctccatttaattttaagttctTATTAAtatccatttaaatttaaaagacaataaaaattaaatcaatagaacaaaaatataaaaagacgACCCAAATGTGAAAGTAATGCCCTGAATCATATTACACAAGAGTTCCCAAAATTCAGGCTGTGTCTGGCTGTCAGATTACGTTCTCTTGCTTTTTTGCATAACACCTATACAACATAATGTCTCTTAAAGTTCTATAGCCTGTaggatatttcatatatatgtatatatatacgctCGAGTGGTATAAGTTAAAGGTATAAGTTTAAATTACACAGCCGGCACTTAACTGTGACCACTTTCCTCGATTATTCAACACCGAAACTTTCTCTTCATCATCTTAGATCTTAGTATAGGTCTTGCCGTGACTAACGATATTATACTAATACTATATAATACGATATCTTATACAGATATTACGAAAAATAAGATTAtttgtttaactttttttctgttaccTCTTATCTTACACGCAACTCGGATGTCCGCAGtttatgttattaaataatttagtatacATGCAACAAAGttcattaattgattaatatatgtactaattaatgaaatatttgttTTCCGACCCATGTTAACCTTGCATTATTGATAGTACTTGTTTTAGTTGCAATTGAGAAAGTAAAAGGTAACTTGCCTTGTGcctatttagtttttttttatttttttttttacgttacaATCATTCGTGGATATTTTTGTTCAATTGGTCTAttgcaatatttatttttatacacaaCTATTACTGCAActgaatatttacaaaaaaaaaaaaaaaaaattaagaactttttatgagaaaattttttttacgattgattaagatttttttttttattcattcatttgtacaaatatttaattatcaataatgataataatgcaGAGATACGGTgacacaaattatttttttatgtaataaatatttaaattaggaaatgaaatttttttaaaatatttaatgactgtaaaattttgataattaattaaaaaaaattttattcattaattgaaaaaagggcaacgcagttacaattttgCCAAgactagatttaaaaaaaaattatttacagttgatgtcaattaggagttaaacgaaatttggaaaataaatttcagtaaaatctttgtcaatattataatttgaaatgtcaaattttttaggctaagattcattcaataaatttcttttaactCCTTAATGATTTTAACTgtgggtaatttttttaataatcttcTTTCGGCGACaattgtaactgcgttgtccttttttcaattaatgcttcaatttttttaaaattaattaatgaaattttaatactgttatgacagttcaaggtcattaattatttacaaaagtggGGGGGGGGGCTCTGTcagagaatgcccttaattatgagtgtgaatttagcaaacataagacaaatttcaaattacaaataaacaagtaaaaatatataaataaaaaaaatgcacatactcattttcaaattctacagatgcgcattttttaaattttatttaatttttatcaaattcacttatttcaaaatttataattgtcaCCTTCACTCACACTcatacttaattttattttttaaaattaatgataagtttttgttgaaaaaattctggaaTCATttgag carries:
- the LOC130666523 gene encoding uncharacterized protein LOC130666523 isoform X1, encoding MYSQRQYYFSRFARSHPILKFINVYDRQSFIREYILDNIFICIFAYIFFYITLWYANRVIKRIEKSNQEMLITVADNRSKLSDVIALKNKRQEYEEVVMKAKGAQRITTRHLENEIKKINYELMITTDKLEALEKMLLKMNFSGRQLKTRAIKSLSLHSRKVNARKIRTLSQTRLKMSRLWNRRSRQQLRRHVNTVSLSLDRLRDEVRHLESDSSNVASAEISSDASSYGNPRGKVRISKILCKKKIPLDLTSPVAKSLLTPIFQGTRAIKSLF
- the LOC130666523 gene encoding uncharacterized protein LOC130666523 isoform X2 yields the protein MYSQRQYYFSRFARSHPILKFINVYDRQSFIREYILDNIFICIFAYIFFYITLWYANRVIKRIEKSNQEMLITVADNRSKLSDVIALKNKRQEYEEVVMKAKGAQRITTRHLENEIKKINYELMITTDKLEALEKMLLKRTAVENARNKVFEFTQQEGECTENTNFVTDSIENVKIMEPSFPPTTPPPRKYGIFVPRPAKGRSSPPRIGFK
- the LOC130666420 gene encoding uncharacterized protein LOC130666420 isoform X1, which codes for MKYASGSYKIKIVKINKQDCYFTIILNKEWEQEESESLALPCNYRRPWCSWRKKKSTTMVVDTGTVRLVIFIGMFLVFAGDYTSLINSIFGNGMERANSSIRLQASNSNAERVSLITDVKNSNNDHGMTRREKIMTTIKTACLPKLICELTSSSHQVQLSEMEKSLLNLIRDTSLSTMAEVASRYHFAAHMGQLIAGIEGQGCHNFYPTCPLPRSSVLSMMKKIRLR
- the LOC130666420 gene encoding uncharacterized protein LOC130666420 isoform X2, with product MKYGNYRRPWCSWRKKKSTTMVVDTGTVRLVIFIGMFLVFAGDYTSLINSIFGNGMERANSSIRLQASNSNAERVSLITDVKNSNNDHGMTRREKIMTTIKTACLPKLICELTSSSHQVQLSEMEKSLLNLIRDTSLSTMAEVASRYHFAAHMGQLIAGIEGQGCHNFYPTCPLPRSSVLSMMKKIRLR
- the LOC130666420 gene encoding uncharacterized protein LOC130666420 isoform X3, whose protein sequence is MVVDTGTVRLVIFIGMFLVFAGDYTSLINSIFGNGMERANSSIRLQASNSNAERVSLITDVKNSNNDHGMTRREKIMTTIKTACLPKLICELTSSSHQVQLSEMEKSLLNLIRDTSLSTMAEVASRYHFAAHMGQLIAGIEGQGCHNFYPTCPLPRSSVLSMMKKIRLR